The proteins below are encoded in one region of Tomitella fengzijianii:
- the lspA gene encoding signal peptidase II, whose translation MTGERTRSQGGGPGDGSGRRVNRTLILAVIAVVVLALDIITKVIVVAEMTPGRPVPLIGDDIRFALIRNPGAAFSMATGMTWVLTIVALLVVAGIIRYGSRLTSAWWAVGLGLVLGGALGNLVDRIFRAPGPLEGHVVDFIAVGSFPVFNLADSGITVGAILLAALALFGVEPQQRPADDPAGDGAAAQDGAASAASAEPPGEDEPSGADTTGPDDTTGPDDTTGPHDTTEGKDLRRDA comes from the coding sequence ATGACCGGCGAGCGGACCCGTAGCCAGGGCGGCGGCCCCGGGGACGGGAGCGGCCGCCGCGTCAACCGCACGCTGATCCTCGCCGTGATCGCGGTGGTCGTCCTGGCGCTCGACATCATCACCAAGGTGATCGTCGTCGCGGAGATGACGCCAGGGCGGCCGGTGCCGCTGATCGGCGACGACATCCGCTTCGCGTTGATCCGCAACCCCGGCGCCGCCTTCTCGATGGCCACCGGCATGACCTGGGTGCTGACGATAGTGGCGCTGCTGGTGGTGGCCGGCATCATCCGGTACGGCAGCAGGCTCACCTCGGCGTGGTGGGCCGTGGGCCTGGGGCTGGTGCTCGGCGGTGCGCTCGGCAACCTCGTCGACCGGATCTTCCGCGCGCCGGGCCCGCTCGAGGGGCACGTGGTCGACTTCATCGCGGTGGGCTCGTTCCCGGTGTTCAACCTCGCCGATTCAGGGATCACCGTCGGCGCGATCCTGCTGGCCGCGCTGGCACTGTTCGGGGTGGAGCCGCAGCAGCGGCCCGCGGACGATCCCGCCGGCGACGGCGCCGCCGCGCAGGACGGCGCGGCATCCGCCGCGTCCGCCGAGCCGCCCGGTGAAGACGAGCCCTCCGGTGCAGACACCACCGGGCCTGACGACACCACCGGGCCTGACGACACCACCGGGCCTCACGACACCACCGAGGGAAAGGACCTGCGGCGCGATGCCTGA
- a CDS encoding RluA family pseudouridine synthase: MPDTRTIPVPDGLDGMRLDAALARLTGLSRTVVAHLAESGSVRIDGTVCGKSERLRAGVWLDVDMPEPERPLAVEAEPVPGMDILYSDEHIVVVDKPVGVAAHAGVGWTGPTVVGGLAAAGFRISTSGVHERQGIVHRLDVGTSGVMVVATSELAYTLLKRAFKQRTVEKRYHALVQGHPDPSSGTIDAPIGHARGNEWKFTVRSDGKHSVTHYDTVEAFRSASLLDVHLETGRTHQIRVHFAALHHPCCGDATYGADPALARRLRLERQWLHARSLAFTHPGDGRWVEFTSEYPEDLQYGLDVLREAA, translated from the coding sequence ATGCCTGACACACGCACGATCCCCGTGCCGGACGGGCTGGACGGGATGCGGCTCGATGCCGCGCTCGCCCGCCTGACCGGGCTTTCGCGCACGGTTGTGGCGCACCTGGCCGAGTCCGGTTCGGTACGGATCGACGGGACCGTCTGCGGCAAGTCGGAGAGGCTGCGCGCGGGCGTGTGGCTGGACGTGGACATGCCGGAACCGGAACGCCCGCTCGCCGTGGAGGCCGAGCCGGTCCCGGGGATGGACATCCTGTATTCGGACGAGCACATCGTCGTCGTCGATAAGCCCGTCGGCGTCGCGGCGCACGCGGGCGTCGGCTGGACGGGCCCCACTGTGGTCGGCGGCCTGGCCGCGGCGGGGTTCCGCATCTCGACCTCCGGCGTGCACGAACGGCAGGGGATTGTGCACCGGCTGGACGTGGGCACCTCGGGGGTCATGGTGGTGGCCACCTCGGAACTTGCCTACACCCTGCTCAAGCGGGCGTTCAAGCAGCGCACCGTGGAGAAGCGCTACCACGCCCTGGTGCAGGGCCACCCGGATCCGTCCAGCGGCACCATCGACGCGCCCATCGGGCATGCCCGTGGCAACGAATGGAAGTTCACGGTGCGGTCCGACGGAAAGCACAGCGTCACCCACTACGACACGGTGGAGGCCTTCCGCTCGGCCAGCCTGCTGGACGTGCACCTGGAGACGGGACGCACCCATCAGATTCGGGTGCACTTCGCCGCCTTGCACCATCCATGCTGCGGTGACGCGACCTACGGAGCCGACCCGGCCCTGGCCCGGCGGCTGCGCCTGGAGCGCCAGTGGCTGCACGCCCGCTCGCTGGCGTTCACCCACCCGGGTGACGGCCGCTGGGTGGAGTTCACCAGCGAATACCCGGAGGACCTGCAGTACGGGTTGGACGTGCTGCGCGAGGCGGCGTGA